One genomic region from Sphingobacterium multivorum encodes:
- a CDS encoding GDSL-type esterase/lipase family protein — protein MNMKPFIDIMLISISKKGGLLFCLILSILISLGQPRTKVACIGNSVTFGYGLGNPRLDSYPGQLQSLLGQRFEVRNFGHSGATLLRKGHRPYFKTEEYKKALDFKPDVAIIHLGLNDTDPRNWPNYKYSFASDYADLIDSIRSVNPKMQIYICRLTPIFSGHPRFLSGTRDWYNQIQELIPQIAQNNQVGLIDLNTPLRYRIDLFDDYLHPNKQGATMIARQVANALVPLSQKLQVAETIGSDMVLQRNWENSIFGKGTAAAEINIVFNKKSYKTKVNPDGSWEIKLPKMEAGGPYEIAVSSGRQKVMLKNILFGDVYLASGQSNMAFQLRRATNSDSLIRNAGRIQHLRLFKCQNLVETNAVAWDTASFKKVNDLAYFNGSWRQANEDEAAQFSAVAYAFAEQIAREQHIPIGIIDLSVGGSNTESWIDRKSLENDDLLASYIHNWQKSDFVQEFCRERAGQNLAGSNVKNQRHPYQPAYNFEAGVSKWLNTGLKGILWYQGESNAHNIELYERLFKTLVSSWRKNFHQELPFFFAQLSSIDRPSWGDFRNAQRLLEKGIKGTYMAVTLDVGDSLDVHPREKITVGQRLANLVQKHLYNVELNADHPDPVSCTLHEDKLVLIFDHCKKLKTQENTAVRGFQLMDNKGRIFNVSTNIVSDNTIEIVKPNFQITKILYGFEPFSRANLQNEIGTPVSTFALTIQ, from the coding sequence ATGAATATGAAACCCTTCATCGACATAATGCTTATCAGTATTTCAAAAAAAGGAGGCCTACTTTTTTGTTTGATCCTTTCCATCTTAATTTCCTTGGGACAGCCCCGGACAAAGGTAGCTTGTATTGGTAACTCCGTAACCTTTGGTTATGGCCTCGGCAATCCTAGGCTGGATTCTTATCCAGGGCAGCTTCAGTCATTGTTGGGTCAGCGGTTTGAAGTACGTAATTTTGGCCATTCAGGAGCCACTCTTTTACGTAAGGGGCATAGACCTTATTTTAAAACAGAGGAATACAAGAAGGCCTTGGATTTTAAACCCGATGTTGCCATTATACATTTGGGACTCAATGATACCGATCCGAGAAACTGGCCAAATTATAAATACTCCTTTGCATCAGATTACGCGGATTTGATTGATTCCATACGATCCGTTAATCCCAAAATGCAAATTTACATCTGTCGATTGACGCCTATTTTTAGCGGTCATCCGCGTTTTCTCTCAGGAACCCGCGATTGGTACAACCAGATTCAGGAATTGATTCCTCAGATTGCTCAAAACAATCAAGTCGGACTGATTGATCTCAACACCCCGCTTCGGTATCGAATAGATCTTTTCGACGACTACTTGCACCCAAATAAGCAAGGAGCAACAATGATTGCGAGACAGGTGGCTAATGCACTGGTACCTCTTAGCCAAAAACTACAAGTGGCCGAAACCATCGGTTCGGATATGGTGCTCCAGCGTAATTGGGAGAATAGCATCTTTGGTAAGGGTACTGCTGCCGCTGAGATCAACATCGTTTTCAATAAGAAAAGCTATAAGACTAAAGTCAATCCTGATGGTTCCTGGGAAATCAAGTTACCCAAAATGGAAGCTGGGGGACCTTATGAAATCGCAGTGAGTTCTGGCAGACAGAAAGTAATGTTGAAAAATATTCTTTTTGGTGATGTATATCTCGCTTCGGGACAATCGAATATGGCTTTTCAACTTCGCCGTGCCACAAACAGTGATTCGTTGATCAGAAATGCCGGCAGAATACAGCATCTGCGGCTTTTTAAATGTCAAAATCTTGTGGAGACCAATGCCGTTGCATGGGATACCGCGAGCTTTAAAAAAGTAAACGATTTGGCCTATTTCAACGGCAGCTGGAGGCAAGCGAATGAAGATGAAGCAGCACAGTTCTCCGCAGTAGCTTATGCTTTTGCTGAACAAATAGCCAGAGAACAACATATTCCGATTGGCATTATTGATCTGTCTGTCGGTGGATCCAATACCGAATCGTGGATTGACCGTAAATCATTGGAAAACGATGATTTGCTGGCTTCTTATATTCATAACTGGCAAAAATCTGATTTTGTGCAGGAGTTCTGTCGGGAACGTGCGGGTCAGAATCTCGCTGGTTCGAACGTTAAAAATCAACGTCATCCGTATCAACCAGCTTACAATTTTGAAGCTGGCGTCAGCAAATGGTTAAACACCGGGTTGAAAGGAATACTGTGGTATCAAGGTGAAAGCAATGCGCATAATATAGAACTTTACGAACGTCTTTTTAAAACATTGGTTTCTTCCTGGCGGAAGAATTTTCACCAAGAACTGCCCTTTTTCTTCGCGCAGCTCTCCAGTATAGACAGGCCTTCATGGGGAGATTTTAGAAACGCACAACGCTTATTGGAGAAGGGTATTAAAGGTACATACATGGCCGTAACGCTCGATGTAGGTGATTCTTTGGATGTACATCCCCGTGAAAAGATTACAGTAGGCCAGCGCTTGGCAAATTTAGTGCAGAAACACTTGTATAACGTTGAACTGAATGCTGATCATCCTGATCCGGTCAGTTGTACACTTCATGAGGATAAGCTGGTATTGATATTTGATCATTGTAAAAAATTAAAAACTCAGGAAAATACAGCGGTAAGAGGGTTTCAGCTGATGGACAATAAAGGAAGGATTTTCAATGTAAGCACAAATATCGTATCGGATAATACCATCGAGATCGTTAAACCGAATTTCCAAATCACCAAAATCCTGTATGGATTCGAACCATTCAGTAGAGCAAATCTTCAAAATGAAATTGGAACACCGGTATCCACTTTCGCTTTGACGATTCAATAA
- a CDS encoding AGE family epimerase/isomerase: MKQISIKDTAKIIDRDYLKDLEVFYRDQLLKDTVPFWFPRSIDHEYGGYLFMRDQDGTLIDTDKAVWIQGRACWLLATLYNTVEQKEEWLEGARIGYEFLKEHCFDANGKMYFHVDRLGDPIRMRRYFFSETFAAIAFAAYAKATGDEEIADEARHLLGICLAYANGEKLIEPKYEATRPMKGIGVPMIMINTAQQIRETIGDPRCDRVISDCIAQIERDFVKDDIRCVMEQVGPEGEIVDHIDGRTLNPGHAIEGAWFILHEARSRGNDPHLIDLGCRMLDYMWERGWDKEYGGILYFRDVYGKPVQEYWQDMKFWWPQNETIIATLLAYLMTGNEKYKNWHQQINQYAYDHFHDKINGEWYGYLHRDGKIAQTAKGNLFKGPFHLPRQEWYCMQILKEFNSLK, translated from the coding sequence ATGAAACAGATAAGTATAAAAGATACCGCAAAAATAATAGACAGGGATTACTTGAAGGATTTGGAAGTATTCTATCGTGATCAGCTTTTAAAAGACACTGTACCATTTTGGTTTCCACGGTCTATTGACCATGAATATGGCGGATATTTGTTCATGCGCGATCAGGATGGGACTTTGATAGATACCGATAAAGCCGTATGGATACAGGGAAGGGCATGCTGGTTGCTGGCCACACTTTACAATACGGTTGAACAAAAAGAGGAATGGCTGGAAGGAGCCCGAATCGGCTATGAATTTTTGAAAGAGCATTGTTTTGACGCTAATGGAAAAATGTATTTTCATGTTGACCGCCTAGGCGATCCTATTCGTATGCGTCGCTATTTCTTTTCGGAGACTTTCGCGGCAATCGCCTTTGCAGCCTATGCAAAAGCGACTGGAGACGAGGAGATAGCAGATGAAGCACGACATCTGCTGGGAATTTGCCTCGCGTATGCAAATGGAGAAAAATTGATCGAACCAAAGTATGAAGCCACAAGGCCAATGAAGGGAATAGGTGTGCCGATGATTATGATCAATACGGCACAGCAGATTCGTGAGACCATTGGGGATCCGCGTTGTGATCGTGTCATCAGTGATTGTATCGCACAGATTGAACGTGATTTTGTTAAGGACGATATTCGCTGCGTGATGGAACAAGTAGGACCTGAAGGTGAAATTGTCGATCATATTGACGGTCGTACACTCAATCCCGGACATGCTATCGAAGGAGCTTGGTTTATCCTACATGAAGCTAGATCCCGAGGAAACGATCCGCATTTGATTGATCTAGGCTGTCGTATGTTGGATTATATGTGGGAACGGGGCTGGGATAAAGAATATGGTGGTATACTCTATTTTCGAGATGTCTATGGAAAGCCAGTACAAGAATATTGGCAAGATATGAAATTTTGGTGGCCGCAGAATGAAACGATTATCGCAACATTACTCGCTTACCTGATGACTGGGAATGAGAAATATAAAAATTGGCATCAGCAGATCAATCAGTATGCCTATGATCATTTTCACGATAAAATCAATGGTGAGTGGTATGGTTACCTCCATCGTGATGGGAAGATTGCCCAAACCGCAAAAGGGAATTTGTTTAAAGGTCCTTTCCATCTCCCTCGCCAAGAATGGTATTGTATGCAAATTTTAAAGGAATTTAATTCCCTTAAGTAG
- a CDS encoding family 20 glycosylhydrolase, giving the protein MEHQKSITCTLLSGLLVILILISPLRCLPDSIKPPLLPMPHTVSWKTGRYCLPDLVHVHIKGEVANADRQMLSLLLKDWNVTQVIFDNFKNKNITIVCDQELDLPSASLEAYRIDVDKQGIQIEARTSTGVFYALQTLGQLRGNDGKLPYCSITDYPSFRWRGYLVDVGRNFQSMDVLKEQINIMARYKLNIFHFHFTEDIAWRLISKKYPGLTDSTNMKRWKGKYYTVEEMQELIRYCRDRHIQLVPEIDMPGHSAAFRRYFKTDMQSDSGIAILKELVKEFANTYPGLPYLHIGGDEVKIHNQEFLPMMTTWTEDLGLKTIGWEPGGNLQPNTIRQLWMGGPKAITNDSPFEVIDSKHLYINHMDPLETVTTLFYRQLGGQSSENEKLMGATLCSWPDRAVKNENDLFRQNGVYPALLTFAERSWRGEGDFAWRSNIKTDVKGLADFVEFEKRLLAHKQLYFNGLIFPYHQQSRQKWILYGPVENKGDLGMALKNEATGDFNALKKIGEFYGGTIVLRHWWADVVEGAIDRPLENSTVYALSKVWSEKGGNQGFWIGFNDLSRSYASDSPHLGTWDDRMSTLWVNGHKVLPPDWQQAGKKGDLEVPLIDEGYSYRSPTMIQLRKGWNTIVVKLPVGKLQGKDWKNPLKWMFTCLPIEREQ; this is encoded by the coding sequence ATGGAGCACCAAAAGTCCATTACATGTACATTGCTATCCGGTCTGCTGGTTATTCTTATTTTAATCAGTCCTTTACGCTGTCTACCGGATTCAATCAAACCTCCTTTGCTTCCTATGCCCCATACTGTGAGCTGGAAAACAGGGCGTTATTGTTTGCCGGATCTTGTCCATGTGCATATCAAAGGGGAGGTTGCAAATGCTGATAGGCAGATGTTAAGCCTCTTGTTGAAAGATTGGAATGTAACTCAGGTTATTTTCGACAACTTCAAGAATAAAAATATCACCATTGTTTGTGATCAGGAATTGGATCTACCTTCGGCATCATTGGAGGCTTATCGGATCGACGTGGATAAACAGGGAATACAGATCGAAGCCAGAACGAGTACCGGTGTTTTTTATGCCTTACAAACTCTGGGTCAACTCAGAGGCAATGATGGCAAGTTGCCCTATTGCTCCATTACCGATTATCCTTCCTTTCGCTGGCGCGGTTACTTGGTAGACGTCGGACGAAATTTTCAGTCAATGGATGTGCTAAAGGAGCAGATCAATATCATGGCGCGCTATAAACTGAATATTTTTCACTTTCATTTCACCGAGGATATTGCTTGGCGACTGATCAGCAAAAAATATCCCGGTTTGACCGACTCGACGAATATGAAGCGTTGGAAGGGAAAGTATTATACCGTTGAGGAAATGCAAGAACTAATTCGCTATTGTCGTGATCGGCATATCCAACTTGTACCCGAAATTGATATGCCGGGACATTCAGCAGCATTTCGCCGTTATTTTAAAACTGATATGCAGAGCGATAGCGGCATAGCTATCCTCAAGGAACTGGTTAAGGAATTTGCAAACACTTATCCGGGACTACCTTATCTGCATATTGGGGGGGATGAGGTGAAAATTCATAATCAAGAATTTTTACCGATGATGACAACATGGACGGAGGATTTGGGTCTAAAAACTATTGGTTGGGAACCCGGCGGCAATTTGCAGCCAAACACAATCCGGCAGCTTTGGATGGGTGGTCCAAAGGCTATTACCAATGATTCGCCTTTTGAAGTCATTGATTCAAAGCACTTGTACATCAATCATATGGATCCTTTAGAAACGGTGACGACCTTGTTCTATAGGCAGTTGGGCGGACAGTCTTCAGAAAATGAAAAGTTAATGGGTGCGACGCTATGTTCATGGCCCGATCGCGCGGTGAAGAATGAAAACGATCTATTTCGTCAAAATGGAGTTTACCCCGCTTTATTGACGTTTGCGGAGCGCAGCTGGCGAGGCGAAGGGGATTTTGCATGGCGTAGTAATATCAAAACGGATGTGAAAGGATTGGCTGATTTTGTCGAATTTGAAAAGCGTTTACTTGCACATAAACAACTGTATTTTAATGGTCTTATCTTTCCCTACCACCAACAAAGTAGGCAAAAATGGATATTATACGGGCCTGTGGAAAATAAAGGCGATCTGGGTATGGCCTTAAAAAATGAAGCTACGGGAGATTTTAACGCTTTGAAAAAGATCGGCGAGTTTTACGGAGGTACCATTGTATTGCGCCATTGGTGGGCTGATGTTGTCGAGGGGGCGATTGATCGTCCACTTGAAAATAGTACCGTGTATGCCCTGAGCAAAGTGTGGAGTGAAAAAGGGGGCAACCAAGGTTTTTGGATCGGTTTTAATGATCTCTCGCGTTCGTATGCCAGTGATTCACCACATTTGGGGACCTGGGACGATCGAATGAGCACACTTTGGGTCAATGGACATAAAGTGCTTCCGCCAGATTGGCAACAGGCGGGCAAAAAAGGAGACTTGGAAGTCCCCTTAATTGATGAGGGATACAGTTACCGAAGTCCTACGATGATTCAATTGCGCAAGGGCTGGAATACCATTGTAGTCAAACTGCCCGTGGGGAAATTACAAGGGAAAGACTGGAAAAATCCACTAAAATGGATGTTTACCTGCCTCCCGATTGAAAGAGAGCAGTAA
- a CDS encoding sialidase family protein, translated as MKKLGTMVVFAMLASICHAQEVNVFVSGEEGYKSYRIPAIVKDKNGQLIAFAEGRVDHAGDFGNVDIVYKTSKDNGKTWGPLQVAVDNDNLQVGNPAPVVDLLDPAYPQGRLLLFYNTGNNHEGEVRKGNGLRECWSISSSDGGKTWSKPQNITLETHRPNQPSVNAQYTFKDDWRTYANTPGHALQFDSGKYKGRIYIPANHSEGNPKENGKDYFAHSYYSDDHGKTFKIGASVKFEGSNETMAAQISHTGLYMNSRNQQGNVKSRIVSYSSDGGVSWDTTYYDKNLADPVNQGSVLSWQKKGKYVLAVCNAASTHRRDNLTVRLSKDQGKTWYFNQVVAKAPEGVKGDYAAYSDLVLLNKNKLGVLFEKENYSKIVFLPVNFK; from the coding sequence ATGAAGAAATTAGGAACAATGGTGGTATTTGCAATGTTAGCCAGTATCTGCCATGCACAGGAAGTGAATGTGTTTGTTTCAGGCGAAGAGGGCTATAAAAGCTATCGCATACCTGCCATTGTAAAGGATAAAAATGGGCAGTTAATCGCTTTTGCCGAAGGTCGGGTGGATCATGCTGGCGATTTTGGTAATGTGGATATTGTTTATAAAACCAGTAAGGATAATGGAAAGACCTGGGGGCCATTGCAAGTCGCTGTGGACAACGATAATTTACAGGTCGGAAATCCGGCACCTGTAGTTGATCTATTGGATCCAGCATATCCTCAAGGACGTCTCTTACTTTTTTACAATACGGGAAATAATCATGAGGGAGAAGTGCGCAAAGGGAATGGCCTGCGGGAATGTTGGTCAATTAGTTCATCCGATGGCGGTAAAACATGGTCCAAGCCACAGAATATTACGCTTGAGACACATCGCCCCAATCAACCGTCAGTGAATGCGCAATATACCTTTAAGGACGATTGGCGAACCTATGCGAATACACCTGGGCATGCTTTACAATTTGATTCTGGTAAGTATAAAGGACGCATTTATATTCCTGCTAACCATTCTGAAGGAAATCCGAAAGAAAATGGTAAGGACTATTTTGCGCATTCGTATTACTCGGACGATCATGGAAAGACCTTCAAGATAGGGGCGAGCGTGAAATTTGAAGGATCAAATGAAACCATGGCCGCGCAAATATCGCATACAGGACTGTATATGAATTCCCGTAATCAACAAGGTAACGTAAAATCGAGGATTGTGTCCTATTCCAGTGATGGTGGTGTCAGTTGGGATACAACCTATTATGATAAAAATCTGGCCGATCCAGTCAACCAGGGCTCGGTACTTTCCTGGCAAAAGAAAGGGAAATATGTATTGGCTGTCTGTAATGCTGCATCAACCCATAGACGGGACAATCTAACCGTTCGTTTAAGTAAAGATCAGGGCAAAACATGGTATTTCAATCAGGTCGTTGCCAAAGCTCCCGAAGGTGTGAAAGGGGATTATGCTGCTTATTCCGATTTAGTACTTTTAAATAAAAATAAACTCGGTGTTCTATTTGAAAAAGAGAATTACAGCAAAATTGTCTTTCTGCCAGTAAATTTTAAATAA
- a CDS encoding family 16 glycosylhydrolase: MRKTKFWLVLSLIATSLSIFACKKDSTTTKTSIPEVSKAKASTKLFNATAVATTDYELIWSDEFNSNGGFDSTKWSYADRGTVAWNKYMTSLPAYASQDGSNLVLRMDNAVVAGDPVAYHAGGVKSMGKFSMTYGKVEVRAKFTQGRGSWPAIWMMPEPATAYGGWPACGEIDIMEHVNNESVMYHTIHNSSVTNANGGSTASKAATYNTTDYNLYTMIWSPNDIRFYVNNVLQYTYARVSGGGTQQWPFDVPFYLILNQAGGAGWPGAITNADLPFSMQVDYVRVYKLPLFNNGDFESGTIYPWTTWGGGSSVVSTDARTGSRCIREIGGETSIEQYLTGLTPNTTYRFGGYAKVSTAGQSVSIGVKNFGGTAVNATIGTTSYSNNSVTFTTGANNTTATVYFYKPLSGTVYGDDFYLEKL, translated from the coding sequence ATGAGAAAAACCAAATTTTGGCTGGTGTTGAGCCTAATCGCAACTAGCCTGTCTATTTTTGCTTGCAAAAAAGATTCGACAACAACAAAAACTTCGATTCCGGAAGTCAGTAAGGCAAAGGCCTCGACTAAGCTATTCAATGCTACTGCCGTAGCGACAACAGATTACGAACTGATCTGGTCGGATGAGTTTAATAGTAACGGGGGATTTGATTCCACAAAATGGTCTTATGCAGACAGGGGCACTGTCGCATGGAATAAGTATATGACCTCCTTGCCGGCTTATGCATCCCAAGACGGGAGCAATCTTGTATTGCGTATGGATAATGCTGTTGTAGCCGGCGATCCTGTTGCCTATCATGCGGGTGGAGTTAAGTCGATGGGAAAATTTAGTATGACTTATGGTAAAGTTGAAGTGAGAGCTAAGTTTACACAAGGAAGAGGATCCTGGCCTGCGATTTGGATGATGCCCGAACCGGCTACGGCGTATGGAGGCTGGCCAGCCTGTGGTGAAATTGATATTATGGAGCATGTCAACAACGAAAGTGTGATGTATCATACGATCCATAATAGCTCGGTTACCAATGCAAATGGTGGAAGCACCGCTTCAAAAGCGGCCACTTATAATACGACAGATTACAACTTATATACGATGATCTGGAGTCCTAACGACATTCGATTTTACGTCAACAATGTATTGCAGTATACCTACGCAAGGGTTTCTGGTGGCGGAACGCAACAATGGCCATTTGACGTACCTTTTTATCTGATTTTAAATCAGGCTGGTGGAGCTGGATGGCCAGGAGCGATCACAAATGCTGACCTGCCCTTTAGTATGCAGGTTGATTATGTACGTGTGTATAAGCTACCTTTATTTAACAATGGCGATTTCGAAAGTGGTACCATCTATCCATGGACAACATGGGGTGGAGGATCATCGGTCGTTTCCACCGACGCCCGGACAGGAAGCAGATGCATCCGCGAAATTGGCGGGGAGACATCCATTGAACAATACCTGACCGGTTTAACGCCAAATACGACCTATCGGTTCGGTGGCTACGCCAAAGTGTCTACAGCTGGCCAGTCTGTTAGTATCGGCGTCAAAAACTTTGGTGGAACTGCAGTCAATGCGACTATTGGTACGACCAGCTATTCCAATAATTCGGTTACTTTTACAACTGGCGCCAATAATACTACGGCTACGGTCTATTTCTATAAACCCTTGAGCGGTACTGTGTATGGTGATGATTTCTATTTAGAAAAACTGTAA
- a CDS encoding Tex family protein: protein MNLSTHEITIANELSISEKQVRTTIALLDEGATVPFISRYRKEMTGSLDEVQITTIRDRFQQLRDLDKRKEAVLKSINDQGKLTPELEQQLLGAETMASLEDIYLPYKPKRKTRASVAREKGLQPLADLILAQETGDFLALADSLIDEEKGVKNTEEALAGARDIIAEIIAEDATVRAKARAIFLEKSTFVSRVVPGKEEAALKYKDYYEWSEPLKNAPSHRVLAMRRGEKEELLYLDIDINEEEILPSIESMYVKGANDAAAQVKLALVDSYKRLLKPSMETEIRVLTRQKADEEAIKVFADNVRQLLLAAPLGQKRLLAIDPGFRTGCKTVVLDEQGQLKENTAIFPHTGANGLAEAKKTIQYLVSKYDIQAIAIGNGTAGRETEEFVRKLGLNNVTIVMVNESGASIYSASETAREEFPDQDVTVRGAVSIGRRLMDPLAELVKIDPKSIGVGQYQHDVDQNKLQTSLDDTVISCVNAVGVELNTASKQILSYVSGLGPSLAQQIIKYRNENGPFASRRELKKVPRLGDKAFEQAAGFLRIRHAANPLDSSAVHPERYALVEQMAKDLGKKVEDLLTDADLRKSIPLKNYISEEVGLPTLNDILNELAKPGLDPREKFEAFSFTDGVNTIGDLKVGMKLPGIVTNITNFGAFVDIGVHQDGLVHLSQLSNRYISDPHEVVKVQQHVMVTVTEVDEKRSRIALSMKTDEKPALPKNKKNEPKKQAEPQTDMASKLAALASKFK from the coding sequence ATGAACTTATCAACACACGAAATTACCATTGCTAATGAGCTTTCTATTAGCGAAAAACAAGTTCGCACGACTATAGCACTATTAGACGAAGGTGCTACTGTTCCGTTTATCTCACGCTACCGTAAGGAAATGACGGGTAGTTTGGACGAAGTTCAAATCACCACGATCAGAGATCGTTTCCAGCAGCTGCGTGATTTAGATAAACGTAAAGAAGCTGTTCTTAAATCGATCAACGATCAGGGAAAATTGACACCGGAGCTTGAGCAGCAGCTTTTGGGTGCCGAAACCATGGCCAGTCTCGAAGATATCTATTTACCTTACAAACCCAAGCGTAAAACTCGCGCCAGTGTGGCACGTGAAAAAGGTCTGCAACCTTTAGCGGATCTTATTCTAGCACAAGAAACAGGAGATTTCCTCGCCCTTGCCGACAGTTTAATAGATGAAGAAAAAGGCGTCAAGAATACAGAGGAGGCACTGGCAGGTGCCCGCGATATCATCGCAGAGATCATTGCGGAAGATGCGACAGTGAGAGCCAAAGCGAGAGCGATCTTCCTCGAAAAAAGCACATTTGTTTCACGGGTGGTTCCCGGAAAGGAAGAAGCTGCACTAAAGTATAAAGATTATTACGAATGGTCTGAACCGTTGAAAAATGCACCTTCACATCGTGTGCTGGCCATGCGCCGCGGAGAGAAAGAGGAATTACTCTATTTAGATATCGATATCAATGAAGAAGAAATTCTACCGAGTATCGAATCCATGTATGTTAAGGGTGCCAACGATGCCGCAGCTCAGGTAAAACTTGCCTTGGTCGATAGCTACAAGCGTCTGTTAAAACCTTCTATGGAGACGGAAATTCGTGTATTGACACGTCAAAAAGCCGATGAAGAAGCCATCAAAGTTTTTGCCGACAATGTGCGTCAACTACTTCTAGCCGCTCCACTAGGGCAGAAAAGGCTGCTCGCGATCGACCCAGGATTTCGTACAGGCTGTAAAACGGTTGTTCTGGACGAACAGGGACAGCTCAAAGAAAATACGGCCATCTTTCCACATACAGGCGCCAACGGGCTTGCAGAAGCAAAAAAAACAATTCAGTATCTAGTATCAAAATACGATATCCAAGCCATCGCAATTGGCAATGGAACCGCCGGTCGTGAAACGGAAGAATTTGTACGGAAACTCGGATTAAATAACGTTACCATCGTAATGGTCAATGAAAGTGGAGCCTCTATTTATTCAGCTTCCGAAACTGCCCGTGAAGAATTTCCAGATCAAGATGTTACGGTACGCGGCGCAGTATCTATTGGTAGACGGTTGATGGACCCATTGGCTGAACTGGTTAAGATCGATCCAAAATCGATCGGTGTCGGACAATATCAGCATGATGTAGATCAAAATAAACTCCAGACTTCATTGGATGATACCGTCATCAGTTGCGTAAATGCTGTCGGTGTCGAATTGAATACGGCTTCCAAACAAATTTTATCCTACGTTTCCGGTCTTGGTCCATCCCTGGCACAACAGATCATCAAATACCGGAATGAGAACGGTCCTTTTGCCTCCAGGCGCGAACTGAAAAAAGTTCCTCGCCTTGGCGATAAAGCCTTTGAACAAGCTGCAGGCTTTCTACGCATCCGCCATGCCGCAAATCCACTGGATTCGTCGGCGGTACACCCCGAGCGTTATGCATTGGTCGAACAAATGGCCAAAGACCTTGGCAAAAAAGTAGAAGATCTATTGACTGACGCTGACTTGCGAAAATCGATCCCTTTGAAAAACTATATCTCAGAGGAAGTTGGATTACCGACATTGAATGATATTCTCAATGAATTAGCGAAACCCGGATTAGATCCAAGGGAAAAGTTCGAAGCATTCTCATTCACAGATGGCGTCAATACCATTGGGGATTTAAAAGTGGGCATGAAGCTGCCAGGAATCGTGACGAATATTACAAATTTCGGAGCCTTTGTTGATATTGGCGTACATCAAGATGGCTTGGTACATCTAAGCCAATTATCGAATCGCTATATATCGGATCCCCATGAAGTCGTCAAAGTACAGCAACACGTCATGGTAACAGTAACAGAAGTAGACGAAAAGCGTAGTCGTATCGCATTGTCAATGAAAACAGATGAAAAGCCTGCGCTACCAAAAAACAAAAAAAATGAACCTAAAAAGCAGGCCGAGCCACAAACGGATATGGCCAGCAAGCTCGCTGCATTGGCGAGTAAGTTCAAATAG
- a CDS encoding Sec-independent protein translocase subunit TatA/TatB — translation MYNPVIAFLNIGTQEMILIVFAILLLFGGKKLPELARGLGRGIREFKDASEGIKREISDQINNFEKDIDVKTEVKEETVPNDVRLAEEQAQAAHEEGAKPQEAVEGSETDQPKKKYEFTTPAGVVEHNPHKQPDYGEEPSHITYGYNDHFAETKNNEVEDKKVPEQDNTSKPA, via the coding sequence ATGTACAATCCAGTAATAGCATTTCTAAACATCGGAACACAAGAGATGATCTTAATTGTGTTTGCAATCTTGTTACTTTTTGGAGGCAAAAAACTTCCTGAATTGGCGAGAGGTTTAGGAAGAGGAATACGTGAGTTCAAAGATGCATCAGAAGGTATCAAACGTGAAATTTCAGATCAGATCAATAATTTCGAGAAAGACATAGACGTTAAAACAGAAGTAAAAGAAGAAACTGTTCCTAATGATGTTCGTTTGGCTGAAGAGCAAGCTCAAGCAGCACACGAAGAAGGGGCTAAGCCACAGGAAGCCGTAGAAGGTTCAGAAACAGATCAACCAAAGAAAAAATATGAATTCACAACACCTGCCGGTGTCGTCGAACATAACCCACATAAACAACCCGATTACGGCGAAGAGCCATCTCACATCACGTACGGGTATAACGATCATTTTGCTGAAACGAAAAACAACGAGGTAGAAGATAAAAAAGTTCCTGAGCAGGACAATACCAGTAAACCTGCTTAA